The Achromobacter spanius genome includes the window CCAAACTGCGCGAAACCGGGGTCGCGTACCCCAACGACTTCGTTCCGGACGCCCGCGCCGCCGCGCTGCACGACAAGTACGACGGCGAAGAACAGGAAGCCCTGGCCGCCGCCGCCGTCACCGTCAAGGTCGCTGGCCGCATGATGCTCAAGCGCGTCATGGGCAAGGCCAGCTTCGCCACGCTGCAAGACAGCACCGGCCGCATCCAGATCTACCTGGACCGTGGCACGCTGGGCGAAGACAACTACGCCGCGTTCAAGCAATGGGACATCGGCGACATCATCGCGATCGAAGGGTCGGTCTTCAAGACCAACAAGGGCGAACTGTCGGTGCACGCCGCCACGGCTCGCCTGCTGTCGAAGTCGCTGCGCCCGCTGCCGGACAAGTTCCACGGCGTGGCCGACCAGGAACTGCGCTACCGCCAGCGCTACGTTGACCTGATCATGACGGACGCCACGCGCCGCACGTTCGAAGCGCGCAGCAAGGCCGTGGGCAGCATCCGCCAGTTCATGCTGAACGCCGGCTTCCTCGAAGTCGAAACGCCCATGCTGCACCCGATTCCGGGTGGCGCGGCGGCCAAGCCGTTCGTCACGCACCACAATGCGCTGGACATGGAAATGTACCTGCGCATCGCGCCCGAGCTCTACCTGAAGCGCCTGATCGTCGGCGGCTTCGAGCGCGTGTTTGAAGTCAACCGCAACTTCCGCAACGAAGGCGTCAGCCCGCGTCACAACCCTGAATTCACGATGATGGAGTTCTACGCGGCCTTTGCGGAATACCGCTGGCTGATGGACTTCACGGAAGAACTGATCCGCCAGGCGGCCATCTCGGCCACCGGCAGCGCCGTGCTGACGTATCAGGAACGCGAACTGGACCTGTCCAAGCCGTTCGACCGCCTGACCATCTGCGAAGCCATCCTGAAGTACGCGCCGGGCTACACCCAGGAACAACTGGACGACCCCGTCTTCGTGCGCGCCGAATTGAAGAAGCTGGGCGCGGATGCCGACGGCCCGGTGCTGTCGCGCGCCGGCCTGGGCGCGCTGCAACTGGCGCTGTTCGAAGAGACGGCCGAAGCCAAGCTCTGGAACCCCACCTACATCATCGACTACCCGGTTGAAGTGTCGCCGCTGGCGCGCGCTTCCGACACGCGCGAAGGCATCACCGAGCGCTTCGAGCTGTTCATGACGGGCCGCGAAATCGCCAACGGCTTCTCGGAATTGAACGACCCCGAAGACCAGGCCGAACGCTTCCGCTCGCAAGTGGAAGCCAAGGACGCCGGCGACGAAGAAGCCATGTTCTACGACGCGGACTACATCCGCGCGCTGGAATACGGCATGCCTCCGACGGGCGGCTGCGGCATCGGCATCGACCGCCTGGTCATGCTGCTGACCGACAGCCCCAGCATCCGCGACGTCATCCTGTTCCCGCACCTGCGTCGTGAAGACTAAAAGCTGCTTGGCCAAGGCCGCATCATGATCTTCAAGATCTTGATGCTGCTGCTGATTGCGGCGGGGCTGATCTACTGGATCAAGCAACCCCGCCGCGTCTTGCCGGCTTCGCCCTATGTCTCCGCGCGGCCGCGCCGGCCGGTGTTCATTGCCTTGTGCATCGCCGCCGCGATCTCAGCGGTGGCATCGCTGCTTTCTGCGCTGCTGTGGATGGGTGGCGTGGCGGGCGGCGTCACCGGTGGCGGCTATCACGGCGAGGCCGACTTCCTGCTGCCCGTGGCGGGTTCTTTGCTGGCGCTGGCCGTGGCCTGCGCCGTGGGCGCCTATCTCAAGCGTCGGTAGCCTGAGCCGGCAAGGGCAAGGGCAAGGGCCAGGCCCCCGCGCCCGCGGGCAAGGCCGGCAACGACGCCAGCAACATCGCATCAATGAACTCGGCGGGCGCCAGACGCCCGCCCGGCTTGTACCACTGCACCGTCAGGTTCATCGCCCCCAGCACGCAACGCTTGATCACGCGCGCATCGCCCTTGATCATGCCCGCATCCACCGCGCCGGCCACCACGGACTGCCACATCGCCTCGTAGCGATCGCTTAACGCCTTGACCGCCGACTGGCTGGGCGCGGACAGGCTGCGCCATTCGTACACCAGCGCATTCATGGCGTCGCCCCCCGCGCCTTGCAACATGCTCCACATGTGTACGCGAAACAGCGCGGCCAGGCGATCGGCCGGCGCGTCGTAATGCGCCAGCGCCCGCTCGCCGCCGTCGATCACTTCCTGGATGCCGTTGTTCATGACGGCCACCAGTATTTCTTCCTTGCTGCGGAAATGGTGGAACAGGCTGCCGGACTGCAAGCCCACGGCGCGGGCCAGTTCGCGCACCGTCGTGCGCTCATAGCCGTGCTTGCAAAACAGCCTGCCCGCCGTCAGCACCAGCTCGCGGCGGCGCTCCGACTCCGTGCCTTCATCGCGCGGCGCGGTGGCCACGGTCTTGTTCATGGCGCTTCACAGTCTCTGGATGATGGTCGCCGTGGCCATGCCATGGCCGATGCACATCAGTTGCATGCCGATCTCGCCCTCGGTCGCTTCAAGCCCCGCCAGCATCTTGGCCATCAAGCCCGCGCCGGTCGCGCCCAAGGGATGGCCGTGCGCAATCGCGCCGCCCCACGGATTCACGCGCGACGGCTTGGCGTCCAGTTCACGCTGCCAGGCCAGCACCACGCTGGCGAAGGCCTCGTTGATTTCGATCCAATCGATGTCCTCCAAGGCCAGGCCGGCACGCGCCAAGGCCATGCGCGCGGCCGGAATCACGCCCGTCAACTGCATCACGGGGTCCGAGCCGACCGCCACCCGCGCCAGGAACCTGGCGCGCGGCCGCAGCCCGTCTGACAGCGCCGTGTCGTGGTCGGCCAGCAATACCGCCGCCGCGCCGTCCGCCAATTGACTGGCATTGGCGGCGGTGACACCACCCTGCCCCGCCGGCCGCATCGCCGGCGCCATCGCCGCCATGCGCGCCGGGTCAGTGGTTTCGCGTATGCCTTCATCGCGATGCACAGCGGCCTGCGGACCCGGCAGCAATTCGGCGTGCAGCCCGGCGCGCGCGGCGGTCCAGGCGCGTGCATGGCTTTCGCGCGCCCAGTCATCCATATCTGCCTGCGACAAGCGCCAGTGGTCGGCAATACGCTCCGCGCTTTCAATCTGGTGGATCAGGGCATGGCGTTCCAGCAGCGCGGGGTTCAGCGATTCAAAGCCCTTGAATTCGCTTTGCCCCAAGGTCACGTCCAGGAACATCGGCACGCGGCTCATGCTTTCGACGCCGCCCGCCACCACATAGCGCATGTCGCCCGCCGCGATGGCTTGCGCGCCGAAGTGCACCGCCTGCTGGCTGGACCCGCACATGCGGTTTAGCGTCACGCCTGGCACGCTTTCCGGCAGACCGGACAGCATCGCCGCCAAACGCCCCACGTTCGCGCCCTGCTCGCCCGCCTGGCTGACGCAGCCCGCAATCAAGTCCTCGACCTTCTCGCCGGGCAAGCCGGCACGCGCCAGCAAGCCGTCCACCGTCTGCGCCAGCAGCGTATCGGGCCGCGTGTCGGCCCACCATCCGCCGCGCCGGCCGAACGGCGTGCGCACCGCTTCCACGATCACGGCTTCGTTCATGCCATCGTCTCCTCAACGTAGAGCATTTCAATTTCTTTAGCGTAGGTGCGATAGATGCTCGCGCGGCGCACTTTCATCGTGGCCGTCACCTCGCCATCGTCATGGTCCAGTTCCTTGGTCAGCAGGTGAAAGCGCTTGATCTGCGACACGGGCGCAAGCCCGGCGTTGGCGCGCGACACTTCCTGCTGCACCAGTTCGCGCACTTCTGCTGCTTCTGCCAGCGACCGGAAATGCGTGAACGCAATGCGGCGCGACTCGGCCCACTTGCCCACCGTGTCGAACTCAAGCTGGATCAGCGCCGACACGAACTTGCGGCCATCGGCAATCACGATGCATTCCTTCACATACGGGCTGCCCTTGACGGCATTTTCAATTTCGGACGGCGTCAGGTTCTTGCCGCCCGCCGTGATCATGATGTCTTTGAGGCGGTCCACGATGCGCACGCGCCCGTCTTGTTCCGCCACCACGTCGCCCGTGTACAGCCAGCCGTCGCGCACCGTATCGGCCGTGGCGTCCGCGTTCTTGTAATAGCCCTGGAACACCATGTCGCCGCGCACCAGCAGTTCGCCGGCGTCACCCATCTTCCATTCCACGCCCATAATCGGTTCGCCCACCGTGCCCACTTTCACGCGGTCGGGATGCTGGCCGAAGATCATGCCGGCCGATTCCGTCAGACCATACACTTCCAGCAGCGGCACACCCAGGGTGCGGAAATAGCGCACCACGTCAGGCGGGATGGGCGCGGCGCCGGTCATCGCCACGCGCACGCGGCGCAAGCCGATGAAGTTCTGCAAGGCGCGCAGTACCAGCCAGTACCACAGCGTATGCGTCAGCCGTTCGCCCATGCTGTACTGCGCGGGCGACTTTTCCAGAAAGGGTGCGCAGCGCGCCAATGCCTGCCGGTACAGCCACTGCTGCAAGCGCCCCGCTTCCTGCATCTTGATCGAAATCGATGCGTGCAGCTTTTCCCAGATGCGCGGCACGCCCAGGAAGATCGTCGGCGCCACTTCGCGCAGGTCTTCCTGCACCGTGCGGATGGATTCGCCAAAGTTCACCTGCGAGCCCAGATACAGCGGCACGAAGGTGGACAGCATTTGTTCGGCCACATGGCACAGCGGCAGATACGACAGATGCACGCTGTGCGCATCCATCGACAGCCGGTCGGCGATACCCGGCGCCACGCCGCGCATGTTGCGGTAGCTGAGCATCGCGCCCTTGGGCTTGCCGGTGGATCCGGACGTATAAATCATCAGCCCGGTTTCATCCAGGCGCTGCGCATCCAGCGCGGCGTGCAAGGCGGTAAGTTCGGCGGCCTCGCGGCGCGCGCCATCGGCTTCAATCTCGGCAAAGGTCACGAGCCGCTCGCGCTCGGTCGGCGCGTACGAACGCAGGCCCTTGGTTTCGATCATCACAATGCGGCGCAGCAGCGGCAAGCGGTCCGCCACCTGCAACACCTTGTCGGTCTGTTCCTGGTCTTCGCACACCACCAGCTCAACGTCGGCGTGCTCCAGCACATAGCCCATTTCCTCGGCCGGGCTGGTTGGATAGACGCCCACGGCCACGCCGCCCACCGTGCCCGCCCCCAACTGGGTCAGCAACCACTCCACGCGGTTCTCGGACACGACGGCAACCCGGCCGCCCACGCTCAGGCCCAGGGCGCGCAGGCCCAGCCCTACGTGGCAGGCCCGCTGCCAGTAGCCTGCCCAGGTCAGCGGCTTCCAGATACCAAAATCTTTTTGCCGGATGGCAATGGCCCCAGGCTGCCGCCGCGCCTGCTCGCGCAGCATCTGCGGCAAGGTCAGTTCGGGCCAAACGGCGGGGTCAATCAACGCAACCATGGCCTTGTCCTTCATGACAGCCAGCGCTTGCGGCGCTTGTAGTGCTTGATGTCGCGAAAGCCGCGCGCGTCGCCCGTGCCGCCCACGCCCAGATAGAACTCGCGCACGTCGGGGTCGGCGGCCAGCTTGTCGGCCGAACCGTCGATCACCACCTTGCCGGTCTCCATGATGTAGCCGTAGTGCGCCACGGCCAGCGCCACCGACGCATTCTGCTCAACCAGCAGCATCGACACACCCTGCTCGGCGTTGATGCGCGCAATGATGGAAAAAATGCTCTCCACCAGCATCGGCGACAAACCCAGCGACGGTTCGTCCAGCAGCATCAGCCTGGGCTGCGCGATCAACGCGCGGCCAATCGCCAGCATCTGCTGCTCGCCCCCGGACAAGTAGCCTGCCAAGCCGCGCCGCCGTTCGAACAGGCGCGGAAAATAGCCGTAGACCAGATCGAAGTCCACGCGCGCGTCGGGCCGACCCGTCAGCGCGTAGGTGGCCGCCACCAGATTTTCTTCCACGGTCAAGTCTTCGAACACGCGGCGGCCTTCCATGACGTGCGCCAGGCCGGCGCGCACCAGGTTCTGCGGCTTGGTGCCCGCCGTATCACCGCCGTTGAAGGCAATGTGCCCGCGCACCAGTTCCCCGTCTTCCAGATCCAGCAAGCCGGACACGGCCTTCAGCGTGGTGGATTTTCCCGCGCCGTTGCTGCCCAGAAGCGCCACGATGCTGCCGGCCGGCACCGACAGGGACAAGCCGCGCAGCACCTGCACCGCCTTGTTGTAGACGACCTCGATATTGTTGATGTCCAACACCGCCGCGGGCGCGGCGGCGGTGGCCGATGCCGATGTCTGTGCCAACTGCGCGCTTTGTCCCAGGTTCACGGCCGCCTCACTTCAGCACGATCCAGTCGGACGCCGGCACCATCTGCTTTTGCTTCACATCGGCGCGATAGATGCGGCCCACCGGAATGGAGTTGCCCTTGATCGTGACCGGCACGCCGATCAAGCCCCCCGTGTCGAAGTCCTTGATGCCGTCCAGCGCGGCCTTCATGTTGGCGCTGGTCAGCTCCTTGCCGGCATCCAGCGTGCGCTTGGCCACTTCCGAAAACAGCATCGCCGCCAAGAAGCCCTGCATGTAGCCGGTGCTCTGGTATTGCGGACGCATTTCGCGAATCTTCTTCAACATCGGCGCATCGCCCTCGGTGTCGTAGTAGTAGCGATAAGGCATCACGCCCATGAAGCCCTCGGCGTCTTCGCCCATCTGCATCACGGTGGAGTTGTCCATGGTCCAGAACGTGCCCATGTAGCGGGTCTTCAGGCCCATGCGCTTGCCCTGTCCGACGAATTCCGGAATGGGCGCCAGCACATAGCCGTGGAAGATGGTGAAGTCCGGGTCGGCCCGGCGCAGCTTGATCACTTCGGTCGACACGTCCACGCTGCCCGGTGGCGTCATGATTTCGGTGGCGACTTTCAGCCCCAGCTTTTCCGCCACGGCGCGCGAGCTGGCAATGGGATCACGACCAAACTCGGTGTCGGAATACACAAAGGCCACTTTCGCGCCCGGCTGCTCCTTGGCGATGTAGCGCAGCAGAATGCCGAACATCTCGGTGTAGTCCGGCCCCAGCATGAACTGCGCCGGATACTTGGCGGGGTCGTTCAGTTCGGTGGCGAACGACGCGCCGGTCATCAGGATGTCGCCCGTGCGGTTCAATTCCGCGTTGATGGTCTTTGAAAAACCGGTGGAATCGCCGTAGTAGAAGTTCACCTTGTTCTGGCTGGTGATTTTCTTGAAGGCAGCCACCGACGCATCCACCTTGTAGGCCGTGTCTTCCGGCACGTAGCGCAGCTTGCGGCCCTTGATGCCGCCTTGTTCGTTGATGATCTTCACGTAGTCGGAAATGCCGGCGTGGATGCCCTGTCCGGCAAACGCGAACACGCCGCTTAAGGGAATGGACCCGCCCAGCACCAGGTCGTCCGCCGCCTGTGCTGCCGGCGCCGCCGCCAATGCCGCCGCCAGGCCCAACGGGGCCAACAACTTCGATAAACCGCTGCCTATCCGGATGCGCTTCATGATGTGTCTCCTTGGGTCTTGTAGGTATTGCAATGCGTTTTGCAATCGGCCAGTCAGCATTCAGGTCCGGAATGGCCACAGGTGGAAGAAGCGGCGCACGCGCCGCCATATTTCCGCGAGCCCATGCGGCTCGAAGATCAAAAAGCCCACGATCAGCAGGCCGAAAACAATGGTGCGCACGGGCGACACCAGGCGCAGCGCGTCGCCGCCCACGGGTAGCCAGCCTACGATGAGCTTGAGCAGTTCGGGCACCATGGTCATGAACACCGCGCCCAGAATGGCGCCCAGGATCGACCCCATGCCGCCCACGATGATGGCGGCCAGGAAGAAGATGGACATGATCAGCGGAAAGCTCTCGGGCGTGACCACCCGAAAGAAATACGCCCACAGCCCGCCCGCCACGCCCGCATAGAACGACGACAGGCCGAACGACAGCAGCTTGTAGCGCAGCAAGTGGATGCCCAGCACTTCGGCCGAAATGTCGCGGTCGCGGATGGCGATGAACGCGCGCCCGATGCGGGTGCGAAACAGGTTCGCCGCGCCCAGCACCATCAGCACCGTCACCGGCACGATCAGCCAATAGATCTTGAAGGACGTATCCAGGTCCACGCCCAGCACGCGTGCGGGCGGCACCTGCAGGCCGCTGGTTCCGCCCGTGAATTCCCAGTTCGCAAAAATGAAGTGCGCGATGAACGAAGCGGCAATGGTCGAGATCGCCAGGTACAAACCCTTGACGCGCAGCGACGGAATGCCCACCAGCAAGCCGCCCAGCATCGCCACCACGCCGCCGCCCAACAGATTGACCAGCACCGGCGTGCCCAGCCGCAGTTCCATCACCGCCACGGTGTACGCGCCCAGCCCCATGAACGCGGCCTGCCCCAAGCTGACCAACCCGGTGTAGCCCGTCAGGATGTTCAAGCCCGTGGCGCTGGCGATGTTGATGGCAACGAGACACGCCAGGTACAGCCAATAGGCGTCGGCCACGAAGGGAAACAGCACGAGCGACGCCGCCAGCAAGGCCAGCCACACATGCTGGGTGCGCGTGTCGAACAGGGCTTCGTCGGCCAGGTAAGTCTGCTTCGCGGTTGCGATGCGCATGGGTCAAAGCCTCTCGATTTCACGGGTGCCGAACAAGCCGTAGGGCCTGACCATCAACACCACGACCAGCACGATGAAAGTGGCCAGCAGCTTGAATTCGCCGCCCAGGTAGGCGCCCGCCCAAGCCTCCAGCAAACCGATGAACACGCCACCCACCAGCGCGCCCGCCACACTGTCCAGCCCACCTACGATCACCACCACCAGCACTGACAGGCCAAACACGCCCATCGACGAGGAAATACCGCCGATGGCGCCCACGATCACCCCGGACACGGCTGCCAGCGCGCCGGCAGCCACCCACGCCAGCGAGAACACGCGCGGCACATTGATGCCCATTGCGTAAGCCGCGCCCTGGTCGGATGCAGTCGCCCGCAGCGCCACGCCGCCGCGCCAGTAGCGAAACACCACCAGCACCAGCAGCGCCAGCACCACCGCCACCCAGAATCCGTAGAACACCTTGGGCGCCACAAAGGCTTCGCCGATCATCACGGGCGAGCGCGGCATGAACTCCGGCAGGCGGCGCTGGTCAGCCGTCCAGATCAGTTCCACCGCGCCCACCAGAATCGACGCGAGCCCCACCGTCACCATGAAGACCGAGATCGGGGCCTCGCCCAGCATCGGCCGTATGGTCAAGCGCTCGACCAAGGCGCCCAACGCGCCCGACACCACCACCGCGCCCACGATGGCCAGCCAGATCGGCCACGCCATGCTGGTTGCGAAGGCATAGAACACGTACGCGCCCAACATCAGGAATTCGCCGATGGCGATGTTCACGACCCGAGTCGCCTTGTAGACGATGACGAAGGCCAATGCCGCCAGCGCATACAGGCCGCCGCTGCCCAGGCCCGCCAGGCTGACTTCCAGGAAGAACAGCGCGTCCATCACGCGGCCTCCCGCAGGCGGCGGCGCAGGTCGCCCACATCGCCCGCGCCCAGATAGGCTTTGATGACTTCGGGGTTCGCTTGAACCTGGGCAGGCGTGCCGTCCGCGATCACCTGCCCGAAGTTCAGCACCACGACGTGGTCGGACAGGTCCATCACCATGCCCATGTCGTGCTCCACCATCAGCACCGTCACGCCCCATTCAGATCGCGCATCCAGGATGAAGCGCGCCATGTCGTCCGTCTCTTCGCGGTTCATGCCGGCCACGGGTTCGTCCAGCATCAACACCTTGGGCTGCATCGCCAGCGCGCGCGCCAGTTCCACGCGCTTGCGCAAGCCATACGACAAGGCCGCCACCGGAGCGTGACGGATATGGTCGATTTCAAGAAAGTCGATGATGCGTTCTTCGATGTCGGCCCGCAGCGCCATCTCTTCGCGGCGCGCCCGGCCCAGATAGAACAAGGCGTCCAGCACATTGGTGCGCAGGTGCGCATGCCGCCCCAGCTTGATGTTGTCCAGCACCGTCATGCCGCGAAACAACGCGATGTTCTGAAAGCTGCGCGCCAGGCCCAGCCGGGCGCGCTCGGGCGCCGCCACGCGGGTGATGTCCCGGCCTTCAAATCGGATGTGGCCCGTGGCCGGTTTGTAGAAGCCGGAAATGGTGTTGAACAGCGAAGTCTTGCCCGCGCCGTTCGGGCCGATGACTGTGGTGATGGTGCCGGGCGCCACGCTAAGCCCCACGCCGGTCAGCGCCTTGACGCCGCCAAACGCCAAGGTAACCCCATCCACCTCCAGCAAAGGAGCGTGCTTGGACTGATCCACCATTTGTCTCCTCGCTGATTGATCGCGAAGTTTTTTTGCCGCCTTGGGCGGACATTTTTTAAACGATGAATCGGCAACCCGCCAGGCAGGAGATGCAACGAACCTGTCTTTACCTACGCCAATCCAGCGCTGGAAAATCGTTCTATGCGGTAGCACTATGCGTTACGCTAGGTCTGCTTAAAACAAAACCAAGCAAGCGCTCGGTTCAGACCATAGCATCGCGGTTTTTGGATCGACAGTTGGTACTTACCCGATAACGGAGACAAGCCATGACCCAGGAACTTCCGGCGTTTCAGACGCTGCTGCTAGCGGCCGACGGCGCCCTTGCCACGGTCACGCTGAACCGCGCTGATACGCTCAACGCCATCGACGTCGCCATGGCGCGCGACCTGCAACGCGCCGCGCAGTGGCTCGAAACGCAGCCTGCCATCCGCGTCGTGCGCCTGTGCGCGGCGGGCAAGGCCTTCTGCGCCGGCGGCGACATCAGCATGTTCGCGGGCGAACCCGCGCAGGTGCGCGCCACCTTGCAGGATCTGTTCACGCCGCTTAACGATTTTGTCGTGCGTATCGCACGCATGAACAAGCTTTGGCTGGCGCAGGTGCATGGCGTGGCGGCGGGCGCGGGCCTGTCGCTGGTACTGGCATGCGACCTGGCCATTGCCGAGGACGACACCCGTTTCATGACGGCCTATCTGAAGCTGGGCGCCACGCCCGACGCAGGCATGACGCACGGCCTGGCCCGCGTGTTGGGGCCCAAGCGTGCCTTGGACCTGCTGATGCGCCACGACGCCTTCACCGCACGCGAGGCGCTGGCCTGGGGCATCATCACCCGCAGCGCGCCCGCCAGCGAATTTGCCCAGGCGGCACAACGCTATGCCGAGGATTTGGCGAGGCACGCGCCCCACGGCATCGCGGGCGCGAAAGACCTGCTGCGCTCAGCCGAATACGCCTCGCTGGAAACGCAATTGGCCAATGAAACGGCGCGCTTTCTGGACTCGGCCACGCACGCCGACTTTGCCGAAGGAGTGCGCGCATTTCGTGAAAAACGCGCGCCGGCGTTCAAGGGGCAATAACGCAACCGCGAGCTACCCCAGCGGGTCGCTCCAGACCGGCGCTCGCTTGTTCACAAAGGCAGCCAGGCCCTCAGCGGCGTCGGGTGTGGCGGCGGCGTTGCAGAACACCTCGACCGCCGTGGCGAGCCTGCGGCGGTAGTCGTTGTCGTTGGCGAACACAAAGGCGCGTCGCCCCATCGCCAGCACCTGCGGTGGCTTGCTCGCCAAGGACTGCGCCAGCAGCCGCGCGCGTTCCAACAGTTGTCCTTCCTCTTCAACGCGCGCGACCAGGCCCAAATCGCACGCCTCTTGCGCACTGAATGTCCTACCGGTGAAGAGCAGGTCGAACGCACGGTGCTTGCCCACGATGGCGGGCAGATGCGCATAGTGGATCGCCGGCAATACCCCAACGTCGATCTCCGGATATCCGAAAGACGCGGTGTCCGCGGCCACGATCATGTCGCTGGAAATGGCGACCGTCATCCCCCCGCCCCGCACCGCGCCGGCCACGACTGAAATCGATGGCTTCGTCAGGTTGAACTGCGCGTCGTAAAGCTTGATGTACAGCCGGGTCAGCAGTGCATGCACTTGAACCGGCGAACTCGCCAGCAACTTCTTCATGTCCAGCCCGGCGCAGAACCTGCCGGGCAAGTCACTGGCCAACAGCACCGCGCGCACTTGCGTATCGGCATTGGCGCGTTCAAGCGCGGCAATCAGCGCATCCAGCATTTCCACGTCCAGCGCATTGACTGGCGCATGGCAAAGATGAATCTCCGCGACCCGGTCGCGGACTTCGTAGCGTAGATAGGTCAATACGGTTCTCCTGCTTCGGCTGAGCGCGTCAACGCCTGCACACTGCCCGTGGCAAGCATCGCTTCGATCTCGTCGGGCGCATAGCCCAAGTCTGCCAGAATCTCGCGGCTATGCTCGCCCAACAGCGGCGCGGGCAAGGTGGCTTGCCGTGCTTGCTTGCCGAACCGCACCGGCAGCCCGATATTGCGCACCTCTCCCAACACGGGATGTTGGCTGGTCACGATCAGTTCGCGCGCCGCCACTTGCGGATGCGCCAGCGCCTGGTCCAGGGTATGAATAGCCGAGCAGGCGATGCCGGCGGGCTTCAGTATGGCGATCCATTCGGCGACCGTCCGCGTTTCGATACGTGCCTGCACCAATGCGACCGTCGCATCAAAATTGCGGACGCGCGCTGCGTTGCTGGCGAACGCCGGTGCGCCGGCCTGGTCCTGCAAGCCGGCAACCGCGCAAAACCGCTGCCACTGGGCGTCGTTGCCTACCCCAAGCATCAGGTCGCCGTCGGCTGCGCGGAATGCCTGATACGGGCACATCGCCGGATGACCCGTGCCCATCCGTCGTGGAATCTGCCCACTACGCCAATAATTCTGCGCCATGTACGACATCAGGCCCAACGACGTATCCAGCAACGACACGTCCAGGTACTGGCCTTGCCCGGTTTGGCTGCGCGCCAGCAGCGCCGCCAGAATTCCGCTTAGCGCGAATGAGCCCGTGCCCAGGTCGACCGGAGAAAA containing:
- the lysS gene encoding lysine--tRNA ligase translates to MTDHSTTPAPAQDENRLIAERRAKLAKLRETGVAYPNDFVPDARAAALHDKYDGEEQEALAAAAVTVKVAGRMMLKRVMGKASFATLQDSTGRIQIYLDRGTLGEDNYAAFKQWDIGDIIAIEGSVFKTNKGELSVHAATARLLSKSLRPLPDKFHGVADQELRYRQRYVDLIMTDATRRTFEARSKAVGSIRQFMLNAGFLEVETPMLHPIPGGAAAKPFVTHHNALDMEMYLRIAPELYLKRLIVGGFERVFEVNRNFRNEGVSPRHNPEFTMMEFYAAFAEYRWLMDFTEELIRQAAISATGSAVLTYQERELDLSKPFDRLTICEAILKYAPGYTQEQLDDPVFVRAELKKLGADADGPVLSRAGLGALQLALFEETAEAKLWNPTYIIDYPVEVSPLARASDTREGITERFELFMTGREIANGFSELNDPEDQAERFRSQVEAKDAGDEEAMFYDADYIRALEYGMPPTGGCGIGIDRLVMLLTDSPSIRDVILFPHLRRED
- a CDS encoding preprotein translocase subunit TatB; translated protein: MIFKILMLLLIAAGLIYWIKQPRRVLPASPYVSARPRRPVFIALCIAAAISAVASLLSALLWMGGVAGGVTGGGYHGEADFLLPVAGSLLALAVACAVGAYLKRR
- a CDS encoding TetR/AcrR family transcriptional regulator is translated as MNKTVATAPRDEGTESERRRELVLTAGRLFCKHGYERTTVRELARAVGLQSGSLFHHFRSKEEILVAVMNNGIQEVIDGGERALAHYDAPADRLAALFRVHMWSMLQGAGGDAMNALVYEWRSLSAPSQSAVKALSDRYEAMWQSVVAGAVDAGMIKGDARVIKRCVLGAMNLTVQWYKPGGRLAPAEFIDAMLLASLPALPAGAGAWPLPLPLPAQATDA
- a CDS encoding thiolase family protein produces the protein MNEAVIVEAVRTPFGRRGGWWADTRPDTLLAQTVDGLLARAGLPGEKVEDLIAGCVSQAGEQGANVGRLAAMLSGLPESVPGVTLNRMCGSSQQAVHFGAQAIAAGDMRYVVAGGVESMSRVPMFLDVTLGQSEFKGFESLNPALLERHALIHQIESAERIADHWRLSQADMDDWARESHARAWTAARAGLHAELLPGPQAAVHRDEGIRETTDPARMAAMAPAMRPAGQGGVTAANASQLADGAAAVLLADHDTALSDGLRPRARFLARVAVGSDPVMQLTGVIPAARMALARAGLALEDIDWIEINEAFASVVLAWQRELDAKPSRVNPWGGAIAHGHPLGATGAGLMAKMLAGLEATEGEIGMQLMCIGHGMATATIIQRL
- a CDS encoding AMP-dependent synthetase/ligase, yielding MVALIDPAVWPELTLPQMLREQARRQPGAIAIRQKDFGIWKPLTWAGYWQRACHVGLGLRALGLSVGGRVAVVSENRVEWLLTQLGAGTVGGVAVGVYPTSPAEEMGYVLEHADVELVVCEDQEQTDKVLQVADRLPLLRRIVMIETKGLRSYAPTERERLVTFAEIEADGARREAAELTALHAALDAQRLDETGLMIYTSGSTGKPKGAMLSYRNMRGVAPGIADRLSMDAHSVHLSYLPLCHVAEQMLSTFVPLYLGSQVNFGESIRTVQEDLREVAPTIFLGVPRIWEKLHASISIKMQEAGRLQQWLYRQALARCAPFLEKSPAQYSMGERLTHTLWYWLVLRALQNFIGLRRVRVAMTGAAPIPPDVVRYFRTLGVPLLEVYGLTESAGMIFGQHPDRVKVGTVGEPIMGVEWKMGDAGELLVRGDMVFQGYYKNADATADTVRDGWLYTGDVVAEQDGRVRIVDRLKDIMITAGGKNLTPSEIENAVKGSPYVKECIVIADGRKFVSALIQLEFDTVGKWAESRRIAFTHFRSLAEAAEVRELVQQEVSRANAGLAPVSQIKRFHLLTKELDHDDGEVTATMKVRRASIYRTYAKEIEMLYVEETMA
- a CDS encoding ABC transporter ATP-binding protein, whose amino-acid sequence is MLDINNIEVVYNKAVQVLRGLSLSVPAGSIVALLGSNGAGKSTTLKAVSGLLDLEDGELVRGHIAFNGGDTAGTKPQNLVRAGLAHVMEGRRVFEDLTVEENLVAATYALTGRPDARVDFDLVYGYFPRLFERRRGLAGYLSGGEQQMLAIGRALIAQPRLMLLDEPSLGLSPMLVESIFSIIARINAEQGVSMLLVEQNASVALAVAHYGYIMETGKVVIDGSADKLAADPDVREFYLGVGGTGDARGFRDIKHYKRRKRWLS
- a CDS encoding ABC transporter substrate-binding protein yields the protein MKRIRIGSGLSKLLAPLGLAAALAAAPAAQAADDLVLGGSIPLSGVFAFAGQGIHAGISDYVKIINEQGGIKGRKLRYVPEDTAYKVDASVAAFKKITSQNKVNFYYGDSTGFSKTINAELNRTGDILMTGASFATELNDPAKYPAQFMLGPDYTEMFGILLRYIAKEQPGAKVAFVYSDTEFGRDPIASSRAVAEKLGLKVATEIMTPPGSVDVSTEVIKLRRADPDFTIFHGYVLAPIPEFVGQGKRMGLKTRYMGTFWTMDNSTVMQMGEDAEGFMGVMPYRYYYDTEGDAPMLKKIREMRPQYQSTGYMQGFLAAMLFSEVAKRTLDAGKELTSANMKAALDGIKDFDTGGLIGVPVTIKGNSIPVGRIYRADVKQKQMVPASDWIVLK